The following coding sequences lie in one Lolium perenne isolate Kyuss_39 chromosome 2, Kyuss_2.0, whole genome shotgun sequence genomic window:
- the LOC127321935 gene encoding AUGMIN subunit 3 encodes MSAKQLCDALAVAGFDGGEPLDPESLDWAFLQGDDSRRVLAWIAARLRPANVLSASDLELYEQLELEGKLLEGEDLDSAFDSISVFSEIGENQEYTFLSEESLGDIRDSKHALRAEVSDLEKKLASLEWQLDLLTSQATTITQRNKSRESAKTRATGQLTRLDDKLAKRSLEMNAVLGKLVATIQELSYYHSEADIGIYLSYCDFQSYVISNLGCTKELNKWFTKKFEKGPLHLVAKEDVPRGDSEKHHHLVNELNRINSIFAKSKRQYIEALVEYAKEEAKLSKLRSQLASQQSYIHEDIHSLRRRNSELTDELKDLSLQVQGCLSETVAILCADLARLEGANILQGDHNLKVHRQECYIGQQKRFINHLVNQLAAHRFLKIACHLERRTKISGAYSLLKAIEMELQSYLSAVNGRLDRYHLLGQPASDMIEEGSVDDRDTFLHAVRDILSSQSGAQTVTPTYVSAYALVEQISELADELHCYQHELENVLPRERRRFIDEQCRMIQILEQILSVPVTHMLPKFTPWPLAQALEELEMISYEVSASVNEVTMAREEKAKMLQQPSRNVQQERRVFTDFFCHPGRLENQVRELSSRIRAIPE; translated from the exons ATGAGCGCGAAGCAGCTCTGCGACGCCCTGGCCGTCGCGGGGTTCGACGGCGGGGAACCGCTCGACCCGGAGAGCCTCGACTGGGCGTTCCTCCAGGGAGACGACTCCCGCCGCGTGCTCGCGTGGATCGCCGCCCGCCTCCGCCCCGCCAACGTCCTCTCCGCCTCCGACCTCGAGCT GTATGAGCAGCTTGAACTGGAAGGGAAGCTTCTGGAG GGGGAGGACCTGGATTCCGCtttcgacagtatttcagtcttcTCGGAAATTGGAGAGAACCAGGAATACACATTCCTGTCAGAAGAAAGTCTGGGAGACATCCG TGACTCAAAACATGCACTTAGAGCTGAAGTTTCTGATTTGGAAAAGAAGCTCGCTTCATTGGAATGGCAGCTTGATTTGCTGACATCCCAAGCTACCACCATCACCCAGCGAAACAAATCCCGTGAATCTGCTAAAACTAGGGCAACTGGACAACTTACAAGATTAGATGACAAACTTGCTAAGAGAAGTTTAGAG ATGAATGCTGTGCTCGGAAAACTTGTTGCTACCATCCAGGAGTTGTCCTACTATCATTCAGAAGCTG ATATTGGAATCTACCTGTCATACTGTGATTTCCAGTCTTATGTAATCAGTAACTtgggttgtaccaaagaactgaaCAAATGGTTCACTAAGAAGTTTGAGAAG GGACCTCTCCATCTTGTTGCCAAAGAAGACGTGCCAAGGG GAGATTCTGAAAAGCATCATCATTTAGTAAATGAACTGAACCGAATTAATTCAAT ATTTGCTAAAAGTAAGAGGCAGTACATAGAAGCACTAGTAGAATATGCGAAGGAGGAGGCTAAACTCTCAAAGCTGAGATCTCAGTTGGCATCCCAACAGTCATATATTCATGAAGACATCCATTCTCTAAG GAGGAGAAACTCTGAACTTACCGATGAGCTTAAGGATCTCTCCCTTCAAGTTCAGGGATGCCTATCCGAG ACTGTTGCAATCTTGTGTGCTGACCTGGCTCGACTTGAGGGTGCAAATATTTTGCAAG GGGATCATAACTTGAAGGTTCACCGTCAAGAATGCTATATAGGCCAGCAGAAAAGG TTCATCAATCATTTGGTTAATCAGCTTGCTGCGCATCGGTTTCTGAAGATAGCTTGCCATCTTGAAAGACGGACAAAAATTTCGGGCGCTTATTCATTGCTCAAAGCTATAGAAATGGAGTTGCAGAGCTACTTATCAGCTGTCAATGGCCGCCTG GACCGATATCATTTACTTGGTCAACCTGCATCTGACATGATTGAAGAAGGGTCTGTTGATGACCGGGATACTTTTCTCCATGCCGTGAGGGATATTCTTAGTAGTCAGTCAG GTGCTCAGACAGTGACACCAACATATGTTTCAGCATATGCTTTGGTTGAACAGATATCAGAACTGGCGGACGAGCTGCACTGTTATCAGCATGAGCTTGAAAATGTTCTTCCACGTGAACGAAGAAGATTCATCGATGAACA ATGCAGGATGATTCAAATACTTGAGCAGATCCTATCTGTACCTGTGACACATATGCTACCAAAATTTACACCATGG CCACTGGCGCAAGCGCTTGAAGAATTAGAAATGATCAGCTACGAAGTCTCTGCTTCTGTTAATGAAGTAACGATGGCTCGAGAGGAAAAGGCCAAG ATGTTACAACAGCCTTCACGCAATGTGCAGCAGGAAAGACGAGTATTCACCGATTTCTTCTGCCACCCAGGACGGCTGGAGAATCAAGTCAGAGAGCTCAGTTCTCGTATTAGAGCAATCCCCGAATAA